Proteins found in one Panicum hallii strain FIL2 chromosome 4, PHallii_v3.1, whole genome shotgun sequence genomic segment:
- the LOC112889061 gene encoding brefeldin A-inhibited guanine nucleotide-exchange protein 1-like isoform X1 produces MSSSEPDAEGAPGGASQAARVLARALDKVIKHSSWRRHAALVAASKSALDLLSSAPAPGPDEPSDSASPVPGLPAPAADAALGALLLALDPGSPKVAEPALECVAALLSLRLLHGDVDAADPSASSPPSPVSRLFAAVLSCVSLGGGGDDALEIAVLRVLVAFARCPAVSVSGECLGQVVKACYNVYLGSASGGNQLCAKLAIAQVLAIVFARVEADAMDVRVRTVSAADMMDLSDRSLNDSSVVQAAQAFINEAMEGSDLPEEAPPVDAAPIEGEGSGEDGGMSKIREDGLALFKNICKLSMKFGTPDSPDDPMLLRGKVLSLELVRMVVDNAGPFWKTNEKYLEAVKQYLCLSLLKNSALSAMSVFQLLCSIFMSLISRFRSGLKEEIGMFFPMLILRVLENVLQPSFLQKMTVLNFLEKICKEPQVIIDIFVNFDCDVDAPNIFERIVNGLLKTALGVPAGSTTTLTVAQDQTFRIESVKCLATIMKSMSAWMDQQLRIGEFSPGSSENLNSMDNQNIHNGEEGSGMDYELQLDTSNSDVTDSSSLEQRRAYKMELQKGIALFNKKPSKGIDFLMRSKKIGQSPEHVASFLRNTAGLNATMVGDYLGERDDFPLKVMHAYVDALNFEGMDFGQAIRFFLQGFRLPGEAQKIDRIMEKFAQCYCKCNPNAFTSADTAYVLAYSVILLNTDAHNPMVKNKMSKADFMRNNRGIDDGKDLPEDYLSALYDQIVNNEIKMSADSSVAQTKQSNSVSRLLGLDNIINFVNWRPAEDKAVGANDLLIKHIQERFKAKHGKLESTFYVVSDATILRFMMESCWAPMMAAFSVLLDQCDDKAATSQCLKGLRFSVHITSVMCMQTQRDAFLTSIAKFTSLHSAADMKQKNVDAMKAMISIAIEDGNYLQEAWEHVLTCLSRFEHLHLLGEGVPTDASFLTVPLLESEDKTQKSTSVLSSKKTNALQNPAVMAAVRGGTYDSTVAKASVSALVTPEQINNFLSNINLLDQIGIVELNHIFAHSQRLNSDAIVAFVKALCKVSMTELQSPMDPRIFCLTKIVEIAHYNMNRIRLVWSRIWKVLSDFFVSVGLLENLSVSIFVMDSLRQLAMKFLEREELANYNFQNEFLRPFVVVMQRSNAPEVRELIVRCVSQMVLSRVHNIKSGWKGVFMVFTSAAADDTISTVLLAFETVEKIIRDYFHHITETETTTFTDCVTCLIAFTSSQFNSDANLNAIAFLRFCAVKLAEEGFVCQDRGAEQPRNSDMSVGNATVHKDGFVSLWVPLLAGLAKLTTDPRMTIKKSAVGVLFDILKDHGHLFSQTIWIDIFERIVYPLFDSEMSAPNDQISTSNLPDLETQTLAMKCLVGLFVNFFDVVRPELARTASIVTNFVRSPYKHCATTGVSAIIHLTEGVGNKLSEEEWKEILVCFKVSVKHTFVIFSKILRMMQDIEIPDRLDSYSETEQYLDHEMYSNDEEEANMETASYAIVKLKNHMALLLVVIQSITKLYEEYRKYLCAEHMSILLEMVSDIARYSSEVSSESSLQMKFHKACSLLEVSEPAVVHFENESYQSYLKLLQALQHDCPSLSEEMDIESRVLNTCEKILQTYLKCARHEPCDESSHRNPSLNCAVPLSATKKEELAARTLLVLQVMKLLGDLERDSFGRILPSFFPLLVDLIRCEHSSGEVQLALYNIFQSVIGPMIRV; encoded by the exons ATGTCGTCATCGGAGCCCGACGCCGAGGGCGCCCCGGGCGGCGCCTCCCAGGCCGCCCGCGTGCTCGCCCGCGCCCTCGACAAGGTCATCAAGCACTCCTCCTGGCGCCGGCACGCCGCGCTCGTGGCCGCCTCCAAGTCCGCGCTCGACCTCCTCTCCTCCGCTCCCGCGCCGGGGCCCGACGAGCCCTCGGATTCCGCCTCCCCCGTCCCGGGCctccccgcgcccgccgccgacgccgccctcGGTGCGCTGCTGCTCGCGCTCGACCCGGGGTCCCCGAAGGTGGCCGAGCCCGCGCTCGAGTGCGTCGCGGctctcctctccctccgccTCCTCCATGGCGACGTCGACGCCGCGGACCCgtccgcctcctcgccgccctCCCCGGTCTCCAGGCTCTTCGCCGCGGTGCTCTCCTGCGTctcgctcggcggcggcggcgacgacgcgcTCGAGATCGCCGTGCTGCGCGTGCTCGTCGCGTTCGCGCGGTGCCCGGCCGTCTCCGTCAGCGGGGAGTGCCTGGGCCAGGTGGTCAAGGCGTGCTACAACGTCTACCTCGGGAGCGCCAGCGGTGGCAACCAGCTCTGCGCCAAGCTCGCCATCGCGCAGGTGCTGGCCATCGTGTTCGCGCGCGTTGAGGCCGACGCCATGGACGTGCGCGTGCGCACTGTCTCCGCCGCCGACATGATGGACCTCTCCGACCGCAGCCTCAACGACTCCAGCGTCGTCCAGGCGGCGCAGGCTTTCATAAATGAGGCCATGGAGGGGAGCGACTTGCCAGAGGAGGCACCCCCTGTGGATGCGGCGCCAATTGAGGGAGAAGGCAGTGGGGAGGATGGTGGAATGAGCAAGATCAGGGAGGATGGCCTGGCTTTGTTCAAGAACATTTGCAAGTTATCCATGAAGTTTGGTACGCCTGATAGCCCTGATGATCCAATGCTATTGCGGGGGAAGGTTTTGTCACTTGAGCTGGTTAGGATGGTTGTTGACAATGCAGGACCATTCTGGAAGACAAATGAAAA ATATCTTGAAGCAGTTAAGCAGTACCTTTGCTTATCCTTGTTGAAGAACAGTGCCTTGTCTGCGATGAGTGTCTTTCAGTTATTGTGTTCCATTTTTATGAGTCTAATATCAAGGTTTAGATCTGGTTTGAAAGAGGAAATTGGAATGTTTTTTCCTATGCTTATCTTAAGAGTTCTTGAAAATGTCCTCCAGCCTAGTTTTCTGCAGAAGATGACAGTTCTAAACTTTCTGGAGAAGATATGTAAAGAACCTCAGGTTATTATTGATATCTTTGTGAACTTTGATTGTGATGTTGACgcaccaaatatttttgaaag gattgtcAATGGACTACTAAAGACTGCTTTAGGTGTCCCTGCTGGATCTACAACAACATTAACTGTTGCACAAGACCAAACATTTAGGATTGAGTCTGTAAAGTGCCTTGCAACTATTATGAAGTCGATGAGCGCATGGATGGACCAACAACTTCGAATTGGTGAATTTTCTCCTGGCAGTTCTGAAAATCTAAATTCAATGGACAACCAAAATATCCATAATGGAGAAGAAGGGAGTGGGATGGATTATGAACTGCAGCTTGACACTAGTAATTCAGACGTAACTGACTCTTCCTCGCTTGAGCAGCGACGTGCTTACAAGATGGAACTTCAG AAAGGAATCGCCTTGTTCAATAAAAAACCTTCGAAAGGTATTGATTTTCTCATGCGAAGCAAGAAAATAGGCCAGTCTCCAGAACATGTGGCTTCTTTCTTGAGAAATACTGCTGGCTTAAATGCAACAATGGTAGGCGACTATTTGGGTGAAAGAGATGACTTTCCCCTCAAAGTTATGCATGCTTATGTGGATGCATTAAACTTCGAAGGGATGGACTTTGGTCAGGCAATTAGGTTCTTCTTGCAAGGTTTCAGATTACCAGGAGAAGCTCAAAAAATTGATCGGATCATGGAGAAGTTTGCTCAATGCTACTGTAAATGCAATCCAAATGCTTTTACTAGTGCAGATACGGCATATGTTCTTGCTTATTCTGTGATCTTGCTAAATACTGATGCTCATAATCCAATGGTGAAGAACAAG ATGTCTAAGGCAGATTTTATGCGCAACAACAGAGGAATAGATGATGGGAAGGATTTGCCCGAAGATTATCTGAGTGCACTGTATGACCAGATTGTCAACAATGAAATCAAAATGAGTGCTGATTCATCAGTTGCACAAACCAAGCAATCCAATAGCGTAAGTAGGCTTCTAGGCTTAGACAATATTATCAACTTTGTCAACTGGAGACCAGCGGAAGACAAGGCAGTAGGAGCCAATGACTTGCTCATTAAGCACATACAGGAAAGATTCAAAGCAAAGCATGGGAAATTAGA GTCCACATTTTATGTTGTTTCTGATGCAACCATTTTAAGATTCATGATGGAGTCCTGTTGGGCTCCTATGATGGCTGCATTCAGTGTCCTCTTGGATCAGTGTGATGATAAGGCTGCCACATCACAGTGTTTGAAGGGATTAAGATTTTCTGTGCATATCACTTCTGTTATGTGCATGCAGACACAAAGGGATGCTTTCTTAACATCCATAGCCAAATTCACATCCCTCCATTCTGCTGCAGACATGAAGCAAAAAAATGTTGATGCTATGAAG GCTATGATATCTATCGCAATCGAAGATGGCAATTACTTGCAGGAAGCTTGGGAGCATGTCTTGACTTGTTTATCACGGTTTGAGCATTTACATCTGCTTGGAGAAGGGGTTCCCACTGATGCTTCATTTCTGACAGTTCCTCTGCTTGAGTCAGAAGATAAAACTCAGAAGTCTACTTCTGTTTTATCTTCCAAGAAAACCAATGCTCTTCAAAATCCTGCTGTGATGGCTGCTGTTAGAGGAGGCACTTATGACAGCACAGTGGCAAAGGCTAGTGTGTCAGCATTGGTCACTCCTGAGCAGATCAATAATTTCCTATCAAACATAAATTTGTTGGATCAGATTGGCATTGTTGAGTTAAATCATATCTTTGCCCATAGCCAAAGATTAAACAGTGATGCTATTGTTGCTTTTGTGAAGGCTCTTTGCAAGGTCTCAATGACTGAGTTGCAGTCTCCAATGGACCCTCGTATCTTCTGCCTTACAAAAATAGTAGAGATCGC GCACTACAATATGAACCGCATACGTCTCGTGTGGTCGCGTATTTGGAAAGTTTTGTCAGACTTTTTTGTTTCTGTTGGGTTGTTGGAAAATCTTTCTGTCTCTATATTTGTGATGGACTCTCTGAGGCAGCTGGCCATGAAGTTTCTAGAAAGGGAGGAATTGGCAAACTATAACTTTCAAAATGAATTCCTTAGACCTTTTGTGGTTGTCATGCAGAGGAGTAATGCTCCAGAAGTACGAGAACTTATTGTTAGGTGTGTCTCACAGATGGTTCTGAGTCGGGTTCATAACATAAAATCTGGGTGGAAAGGTGTTTTTATG GTTTTTACTTCTGCCGCCGCTGATGATACAATAAGTACAGTTCTATTGGCATTTGAGACTGTAGAAAAAATTATTCGAGATTATTTTCATCACATAACTGAAACAGAGACAACAACATTCACTGATTGTGTTACTTGTCTTATTGCATTTACGAGTAGCCAGTTTAACAGTGATGCCAATCTCAATGCTATCGCATTTCTCCGATTCTGTGCTGTTAAACTTGCTGAGGAAGGATTTGTTTGTCAAGATAGAGGTGCTGAACAACCCAGGAATTCAGACATGTCAGTTGGAAATGCCACTGTGCACAAAGATGGTTTTGTTTCCCTCTGGGTGCCTCTCCTTGCAG GTTTAGCCAAGTTGACAACTGATCCACGAATGACTATTAAGAAGAGTGCTGTAGGAGTACTTTTTGACATTTTAAAGGACCATGGACACTTGTTTTCACAGACGATTTGGATCGACATCTTTGAACGTATTGTTTATCCTCTTTTTGACAGTGAAATGTCCGCACCCAATGATCAGATTTCAACATCTAATTTACCTGATCTTGAAACACAAACattggcaatgaaatgcttGGTGGGTTTGTTTGTTAATTTCTTCGATGTGGTACGACCAGAACTTGCTAGAACTGCATCCATTGTCACAAATTTTGTCAGAAGCCCCTACAAGCATTGTGCTACCACTGGTGTATCTGCAATTATACATTTAACGGAGGGGGTTGGTAACAAACTTTCCGAGGAGGAATGGAAAGAGATATTGGTCTGCTTCAAAGTATCAGTGAAACATACCTTTGTCATATTCTCTAAAATTTTAAGGATGATGCAAGATATTGAAATCCCAGATAGGCTTGATTCTTATTCAGAAACCGAGCAGTATTTGGATCATGAAATGTACAGTAATGATGAAGAGGAAGCTAATATGGAGACGGCTTCTTATGCTATTGTCAAACTGAAGAATCATATGGCCCTACTGCTTGTAGTGATTCAG AGCATTACTAAATTATACGAGGAATACAGAAAATATCTTTGTGCTGAGCATATGAGCATTCTTTTGGAGATGGTGTCAGATATTGCGAGATATTCAAGTGAAGTGAGCTCTGAATCTTCCTTGCAGATGAAATTTCATAAAGCATGCTCCCTTTTGGAGGTATCTGAGCCAGCTGTTGTCCATTTTGAGAATGAATCCTACCAGAGTTACCTTAAACTTCTACAAGCTCTGCAACATGACTGTCCATCCCTGTCGGAAGAAATGGACATAGAATCACGAGTACTAAATACCTGCGAGAAAATACTGCAAACCTATCTGAAGTGCGCAAGACACGAACCATGTGATGAATCGTCTCACAGAAATCCATCTTTAAATTGTGCAGTGCCACTGAGCGCTACTAAGAAAGAGGAACTGGCTGCTAGGACTTTGCTGGTCCTCCAAGTCATGAAATTACTGGGCGATCTGGAGAGGGATTCTTTTGGCAGAATATTGCCCTCCTTTTTCCCATTGTTAGTTGATCTGATCCGCTGCGAGCATAGCTCGGGAGAAGTTCAGCTCGCACTCTACAATATCTTCCAATCAGTTATAGGCCCCATGATACGAGTATAA
- the LOC112889064 gene encoding uncharacterized protein LOC112889064 translates to MLLPSRRSTASPHHPCGRAPVCFLLNLQILPPRRRCTSTPLPPKLRIRAQRPGRTTWPDGGCGGHSGKLRQKQRQAHSSSRKAAAGSQQKQNDGDKQCKQHDAAGMSISISLRATSRGGGERRRRRDAGRRFVLRRATGAKRGRCLALRRDAGRRSAGDGGPRARFRRRAGLHRAAMPSCILPRGQVEDGNERRATPGLRFN, encoded by the exons ATGCTTCTTCCATCGCGCCGCTCCACTGCATCGCCGCATCACCCGTGCGGCCGTGCCCCCGTCTGCTTCCTTCTGAACTTGCAAATCCTTCCACCGCGCCGGCGCTGCACATCGACTCCACTGCCCCCAAAATTGCGCATCCGGGCGCAGCGTCCCGGGCGGACCACATGGCCAGATGGTGGCTGCGGCGGCCACAGCGGCAAGCTGAGGCAAAAGCAGCGTCAGGctcacagcagcagcagaaaaGCAGCGGCGGGTTCACAGCAGAAGCAAAATGACGGAGACAAACAATGCAAGCAGCATGATGCGGCGGGGATGTCCATCAGTATCTCGTTGCG GGCAACatcgcgcggcggcggcgagcgaaGACGGCGGCGAGACGCAGGGCGGCGCTTCGTGCTGCGGCGGGCCACCGGTGCAAAGCGGGGGCGGTGCCTCGCGCTGCGGCGAGACGCGGGGCGGCGCTCcgcgggcgacggcgggccACGGGCGCGGTtcaggcggcgggcggggctgcATCGTGCAGCAATGCCGAGCTGCATCTTGCCGCGCGGGCAGGTAGAGGACGGCAACGAGCGGCGGGCCACCCCAGGGCTTCGATTCAACTAG
- the LOC112889061 gene encoding brefeldin A-inhibited guanine nucleotide-exchange protein 1-like isoform X2 produces MSSSEPDAEGAPGGASQAARVLARALDKVIKHSSWRRHAALVAASKSALDLLSSAPAPGPDEPSDSASPVPGLPAPAADAALGALLLALDPGSPKVAEPALECVAALLSLRLLHGDVDAADPSASSPPSPVSRLFAAVLSCVSLGGGGDDALEIAVLRVLVAFARCPAVSVSGECLGQVVKACYNVYLGSASGGNQLCAKLAIAQVLAIVFARVEADAMDVRVRTVSAADMMDLSDRSLNDSSVVQAAQAFINEAMEGSDLPEEAPPVDAAPIEGEGSGEDGGMSKIREDGLALFKNICKLSMKFGTPDSPDDPMLLRGKVLSLELVRMVVDNAGPFWKTNEKYLEAVKQYLCLSLLKNSALSAMSVFQLLCSIFMSLISRFRSGLKEEIGMFFPMLILRVLENVLQPSFLQKMTVLNFLEKICKEPQVIIDIFVNFDCDVDAPNIFERIVNGLLKTALGVPAGSTTTLTVAQDQTFRIESVKCLATIMKSMSAWMDQQLRIGEFSPGSSENLNSMDNQNIHNGEEGSGMDYELQLDTSNSDVTDSSSLEQRRAYKMELQKGIALFNKKPSKGIDFLMRSKKIGQSPEHVASFLRNTAGLNATMVGDYLGERDDFPLKVMHAYVDALNFEGMDFGQAIRFFLQGFRLPGEAQKIDRIMEKFAQCYCKCNPNAFTSADTAYVLAYSVILLNTDAHNPMVKNKMSKADFMRNNRGIDDGKDLPEDYLSALYDQIVNNEIKMSADSSVAQTKQSNSVSRLLGLDNIINFVNWRPAEDKAVGANDLLIKHIQERFKAKHGKLESTFYVVSDATILRFMMESCWAPMMAAFSVLLDQCDDKAATSQCLKGLRFSVHITSVMCMQTQRDAFLTSIAKFTSLHSAADMKQKNVDAMKAMISIAIEDGNYLQEAWEHVLTCLSRFEHLHLLGEGVPTDASFLTVPLLESEDKTQKSTSVLSSKKTNALQNPAVMAAVRGGTYDSTVAKASVSALVTPEQINNFLSNINLLDQIGIVELNHIFAHSQRLNSDAIVAFVKALCKVSMTELQSPMDPRIFCLTKIVEIAHYNMNRIRLVWSRIWKVLSDFFVSVGLLENLSVSIFVMDSLRQLAMKFLEREELANYNFQNEFLRPFVVVMQRSNAPEVRELIVRCVSQMVLSRVHNIKSGWKGVFMVFTSAAADDTISTVLLAFETVEKIIRDYFHHITETETTTFTDCVTCLIAFTSSQFNSDANLNAIAFLRFCAVKLAEEGFVCQDRGAEQPRNSDMSVGNATVHKDGFVSLWVPLLAGLAKLTTDPRMTIKKSAVGVLFDILKDHGHLFSQTIWIDIFERIVYPLFDSEMSAPNDQISTSNLPDLETQTLAMKCLVGLFVNFFDVVRPELARTASIVTNFVRSPYKHCATTGVSAIIHLTEGVGNKLSEEEWKEILVCFKVSVKHTFVIFSKILRMMQDIEIPDRLDSYSETEQYLDHEMYSNDEEEANMETASYAIVKLKNHMALLLVVIQMKFHKACSLLEVSEPAVVHFENESYQSYLKLLQALQHDCPSLSEEMDIESRVLNTCEKILQTYLKCARHEPCDESSHRNPSLNCAVPLSATKKEELAARTLLVLQVMKLLGDLERDSFGRILPSFFPLLVDLIRCEHSSGEVQLALYNIFQSVIGPMIRV; encoded by the exons ATGTCGTCATCGGAGCCCGACGCCGAGGGCGCCCCGGGCGGCGCCTCCCAGGCCGCCCGCGTGCTCGCCCGCGCCCTCGACAAGGTCATCAAGCACTCCTCCTGGCGCCGGCACGCCGCGCTCGTGGCCGCCTCCAAGTCCGCGCTCGACCTCCTCTCCTCCGCTCCCGCGCCGGGGCCCGACGAGCCCTCGGATTCCGCCTCCCCCGTCCCGGGCctccccgcgcccgccgccgacgccgccctcGGTGCGCTGCTGCTCGCGCTCGACCCGGGGTCCCCGAAGGTGGCCGAGCCCGCGCTCGAGTGCGTCGCGGctctcctctccctccgccTCCTCCATGGCGACGTCGACGCCGCGGACCCgtccgcctcctcgccgccctCCCCGGTCTCCAGGCTCTTCGCCGCGGTGCTCTCCTGCGTctcgctcggcggcggcggcgacgacgcgcTCGAGATCGCCGTGCTGCGCGTGCTCGTCGCGTTCGCGCGGTGCCCGGCCGTCTCCGTCAGCGGGGAGTGCCTGGGCCAGGTGGTCAAGGCGTGCTACAACGTCTACCTCGGGAGCGCCAGCGGTGGCAACCAGCTCTGCGCCAAGCTCGCCATCGCGCAGGTGCTGGCCATCGTGTTCGCGCGCGTTGAGGCCGACGCCATGGACGTGCGCGTGCGCACTGTCTCCGCCGCCGACATGATGGACCTCTCCGACCGCAGCCTCAACGACTCCAGCGTCGTCCAGGCGGCGCAGGCTTTCATAAATGAGGCCATGGAGGGGAGCGACTTGCCAGAGGAGGCACCCCCTGTGGATGCGGCGCCAATTGAGGGAGAAGGCAGTGGGGAGGATGGTGGAATGAGCAAGATCAGGGAGGATGGCCTGGCTTTGTTCAAGAACATTTGCAAGTTATCCATGAAGTTTGGTACGCCTGATAGCCCTGATGATCCAATGCTATTGCGGGGGAAGGTTTTGTCACTTGAGCTGGTTAGGATGGTTGTTGACAATGCAGGACCATTCTGGAAGACAAATGAAAA ATATCTTGAAGCAGTTAAGCAGTACCTTTGCTTATCCTTGTTGAAGAACAGTGCCTTGTCTGCGATGAGTGTCTTTCAGTTATTGTGTTCCATTTTTATGAGTCTAATATCAAGGTTTAGATCTGGTTTGAAAGAGGAAATTGGAATGTTTTTTCCTATGCTTATCTTAAGAGTTCTTGAAAATGTCCTCCAGCCTAGTTTTCTGCAGAAGATGACAGTTCTAAACTTTCTGGAGAAGATATGTAAAGAACCTCAGGTTATTATTGATATCTTTGTGAACTTTGATTGTGATGTTGACgcaccaaatatttttgaaag gattgtcAATGGACTACTAAAGACTGCTTTAGGTGTCCCTGCTGGATCTACAACAACATTAACTGTTGCACAAGACCAAACATTTAGGATTGAGTCTGTAAAGTGCCTTGCAACTATTATGAAGTCGATGAGCGCATGGATGGACCAACAACTTCGAATTGGTGAATTTTCTCCTGGCAGTTCTGAAAATCTAAATTCAATGGACAACCAAAATATCCATAATGGAGAAGAAGGGAGTGGGATGGATTATGAACTGCAGCTTGACACTAGTAATTCAGACGTAACTGACTCTTCCTCGCTTGAGCAGCGACGTGCTTACAAGATGGAACTTCAG AAAGGAATCGCCTTGTTCAATAAAAAACCTTCGAAAGGTATTGATTTTCTCATGCGAAGCAAGAAAATAGGCCAGTCTCCAGAACATGTGGCTTCTTTCTTGAGAAATACTGCTGGCTTAAATGCAACAATGGTAGGCGACTATTTGGGTGAAAGAGATGACTTTCCCCTCAAAGTTATGCATGCTTATGTGGATGCATTAAACTTCGAAGGGATGGACTTTGGTCAGGCAATTAGGTTCTTCTTGCAAGGTTTCAGATTACCAGGAGAAGCTCAAAAAATTGATCGGATCATGGAGAAGTTTGCTCAATGCTACTGTAAATGCAATCCAAATGCTTTTACTAGTGCAGATACGGCATATGTTCTTGCTTATTCTGTGATCTTGCTAAATACTGATGCTCATAATCCAATGGTGAAGAACAAG ATGTCTAAGGCAGATTTTATGCGCAACAACAGAGGAATAGATGATGGGAAGGATTTGCCCGAAGATTATCTGAGTGCACTGTATGACCAGATTGTCAACAATGAAATCAAAATGAGTGCTGATTCATCAGTTGCACAAACCAAGCAATCCAATAGCGTAAGTAGGCTTCTAGGCTTAGACAATATTATCAACTTTGTCAACTGGAGACCAGCGGAAGACAAGGCAGTAGGAGCCAATGACTTGCTCATTAAGCACATACAGGAAAGATTCAAAGCAAAGCATGGGAAATTAGA GTCCACATTTTATGTTGTTTCTGATGCAACCATTTTAAGATTCATGATGGAGTCCTGTTGGGCTCCTATGATGGCTGCATTCAGTGTCCTCTTGGATCAGTGTGATGATAAGGCTGCCACATCACAGTGTTTGAAGGGATTAAGATTTTCTGTGCATATCACTTCTGTTATGTGCATGCAGACACAAAGGGATGCTTTCTTAACATCCATAGCCAAATTCACATCCCTCCATTCTGCTGCAGACATGAAGCAAAAAAATGTTGATGCTATGAAG GCTATGATATCTATCGCAATCGAAGATGGCAATTACTTGCAGGAAGCTTGGGAGCATGTCTTGACTTGTTTATCACGGTTTGAGCATTTACATCTGCTTGGAGAAGGGGTTCCCACTGATGCTTCATTTCTGACAGTTCCTCTGCTTGAGTCAGAAGATAAAACTCAGAAGTCTACTTCTGTTTTATCTTCCAAGAAAACCAATGCTCTTCAAAATCCTGCTGTGATGGCTGCTGTTAGAGGAGGCACTTATGACAGCACAGTGGCAAAGGCTAGTGTGTCAGCATTGGTCACTCCTGAGCAGATCAATAATTTCCTATCAAACATAAATTTGTTGGATCAGATTGGCATTGTTGAGTTAAATCATATCTTTGCCCATAGCCAAAGATTAAACAGTGATGCTATTGTTGCTTTTGTGAAGGCTCTTTGCAAGGTCTCAATGACTGAGTTGCAGTCTCCAATGGACCCTCGTATCTTCTGCCTTACAAAAATAGTAGAGATCGC GCACTACAATATGAACCGCATACGTCTCGTGTGGTCGCGTATTTGGAAAGTTTTGTCAGACTTTTTTGTTTCTGTTGGGTTGTTGGAAAATCTTTCTGTCTCTATATTTGTGATGGACTCTCTGAGGCAGCTGGCCATGAAGTTTCTAGAAAGGGAGGAATTGGCAAACTATAACTTTCAAAATGAATTCCTTAGACCTTTTGTGGTTGTCATGCAGAGGAGTAATGCTCCAGAAGTACGAGAACTTATTGTTAGGTGTGTCTCACAGATGGTTCTGAGTCGGGTTCATAACATAAAATCTGGGTGGAAAGGTGTTTTTATG GTTTTTACTTCTGCCGCCGCTGATGATACAATAAGTACAGTTCTATTGGCATTTGAGACTGTAGAAAAAATTATTCGAGATTATTTTCATCACATAACTGAAACAGAGACAACAACATTCACTGATTGTGTTACTTGTCTTATTGCATTTACGAGTAGCCAGTTTAACAGTGATGCCAATCTCAATGCTATCGCATTTCTCCGATTCTGTGCTGTTAAACTTGCTGAGGAAGGATTTGTTTGTCAAGATAGAGGTGCTGAACAACCCAGGAATTCAGACATGTCAGTTGGAAATGCCACTGTGCACAAAGATGGTTTTGTTTCCCTCTGGGTGCCTCTCCTTGCAG GTTTAGCCAAGTTGACAACTGATCCACGAATGACTATTAAGAAGAGTGCTGTAGGAGTACTTTTTGACATTTTAAAGGACCATGGACACTTGTTTTCACAGACGATTTGGATCGACATCTTTGAACGTATTGTTTATCCTCTTTTTGACAGTGAAATGTCCGCACCCAATGATCAGATTTCAACATCTAATTTACCTGATCTTGAAACACAAACattggcaatgaaatgcttGGTGGGTTTGTTTGTTAATTTCTTCGATGTGGTACGACCAGAACTTGCTAGAACTGCATCCATTGTCACAAATTTTGTCAGAAGCCCCTACAAGCATTGTGCTACCACTGGTGTATCTGCAATTATACATTTAACGGAGGGGGTTGGTAACAAACTTTCCGAGGAGGAATGGAAAGAGATATTGGTCTGCTTCAAAGTATCAGTGAAACATACCTTTGTCATATTCTCTAAAATTTTAAGGATGATGCAAGATATTGAAATCCCAGATAGGCTTGATTCTTATTCAGAAACCGAGCAGTATTTGGATCATGAAATGTACAGTAATGATGAAGAGGAAGCTAATATGGAGACGGCTTCTTATGCTATTGTCAAACTGAAGAATCATATGGCCCTACTGCTTGTAGTGATTCAG ATGAAATTTCATAAAGCATGCTCCCTTTTGGAGGTATCTGAGCCAGCTGTTGTCCATTTTGAGAATGAATCCTACCAGAGTTACCTTAAACTTCTACAAGCTCTGCAACATGACTGTCCATCCCTGTCGGAAGAAATGGACATAGAATCACGAGTACTAAATACCTGCGAGAAAATACTGCAAACCTATCTGAAGTGCGCAAGACACGAACCATGTGATGAATCGTCTCACAGAAATCCATCTTTAAATTGTGCAGTGCCACTGAGCGCTACTAAGAAAGAGGAACTGGCTGCTAGGACTTTGCTGGTCCTCCAAGTCATGAAATTACTGGGCGATCTGGAGAGGGATTCTTTTGGCAGAATATTGCCCTCCTTTTTCCCATTGTTAGTTGATCTGATCCGCTGCGAGCATAGCTCGGGAGAAGTTCAGCTCGCACTCTACAATATCTTCCAATCAGTTATAGGCCCCATGATACGAGTATAA